A stretch of Coccidioides posadasii str. Silveira chromosome 2, complete sequence DNA encodes these proteins:
- a CDS encoding uncharacterized protein (EggNog:ENOG410PPU0~TransMembrane:4 (o12-36i48-68o88-109i121-147o)), which produces MALIKQPLAGPGYVILNVVRVMNIIALLSVIAACAVMLVKTFIVSKFFLFDAVTHVVVASVSLFLIVSELNIFRAYFNRNWPLLGQNSGFVTLGTTMIVLGVSTLGNLNKEATSQKSLGLAFWRIVISSGIVVIIVGVINVIVSFVFQDRNIGVTARHVRAHGAVAEQKVITRDSSHKSFQLSRKDSLPTYRSSSSNYSSPRAVSTRTASVRATPRIPIKISSPINDNQDQFGKFTAEPDLAVPNLAHHPAMYSDRV; this is translated from the exons ATGGCTCTTATTAAACAACCCCTGGCCGGCCCGGGATATGTGATCCTGAATGTTGTCAGGGTTATGAACATCATTGCTCTTCTCTCAGTTATTGCTGCTTGCGCTGTTATGCTGGTCAAGACCTTCATCGTCAGCAAATTTTTCCTTTTCGACGCCGTCACTCATGTGGTGGTTGCTAGCGTCAGTC TTTTTCTAATAGTTTCCgaattaaacatctttcGCGCGTATTTCAATCGCAATTGGCCGTTGCTTGGTCAGAATTCAGGATTTGTCACGTTAGGAACGACTATGATTGTCCTCGGGGTGTCAACTCTTGGGAACCTCAATAAAGAAGCTACAAGCCAAAAGTCTCTAGGATTAGCATTTTGGAGAATTGTGATATCCTCCGGCATTGTTGTGATAATTGTTGGAGTTATCAATGTCATTGTT AGCTTTGTGTTCCAAGATAGGAACATCGGAGTCACGGCCCGCCATGTCCGCGCTCATGGAGCTGTTGCCGAGCAAAAGGTTATCACTAGAGACAGCAGCCACAAGTCTTTCCAACTTTCGCGTAAAGATTCGCTCCCGACATATCGCTCGTCTTCCTCCAATTATTCTAGCCCAAGGGCGGTATCTACGAGAACCGCCTCGGTGCGCGCTACACCCAGAATCCCGATAAAGATTTCATCTCCGATCAATGATAACCAGGATCAATTTGGCAAATTTACCGCCGAACCTGATTTGGCGGTACCCAACCTGGCACATCACCCAGCAATGTATTCCGACCGGGTATGA
- a CDS encoding uncharacterized protein (EggNog:ENOG410PNAC~COG:S~BUSCO:9420at33183), translating into MSDSENIYQSLSKLFVGRNEKIYDIEILPSGFGPLLQDGTNIGITKRALAQAFLIARKAFFGSLKDGNAREDSVIVGQTTDSPTNTNIRVASEIILLFDSEHLTVCNWRKRRICALRSSLPASDYARSLKEELSFTATLLRSPLHRHAKSPTLWYHRYWVMTEVLRLDPCHIQSVLLEIPQMQSSVDDVMISEKLLQREFAVGLKAGVQHPMNYYAFSYLRQLLDLLSRFRDRGLDLLNSEMTRQKHGDILTTPLNSDIQLHSFQDMASVLLEGMHRWCLDHPPDISGWTFLLYLLEVVADAPLQTVMVEKTIKYALDVGWEGEALWVFVALAISNFRLDLEAFSRMDHGITRRDNEAGHATQIRRHWADLAAQAKAHFKE; encoded by the coding sequence ATGTCTGACTCAGAGAATATTTATCAATCTTTATCAAAGTTATTCGTTGGTAGAAATGAGAAAATCTACGATATTGAGATTCTCCCATCAGGGTTCGGCCCACTGCTTCAGGATGGAACCAATATCGGAATCACAAAGCGCGCTCTCGCCCAAGCATTTCTTATTGCAAGAAAGGCTTTCTTCGGTTCACTGAAGGATGGCAATGCTAGAGAGGATTCGGTTATTGTAGGGCAAACAACGGATTCACCCACTAATACCAATATAAGAGTGGCATCCGAAATCATCCTCCTCTTCGACTCCGAGCACCTGACAGTTTGCAATTGGCGCAAACGGAGAATCTGTGCCTTAAGAAGCTCTTTGCCGGCAAGTGACTACGCTAGATCACTTAAAGAGGAGCTTTCGTTTACTGCAACCTTGCTTCGCTCTCCGTTGCACCGACATGCTAAGTCTCCTACTTTGTGGTACCACCGATATTGGGTCATGACCGAAGTCCTTAGACTCGACCCTTGCCATATACAATCAGTTTTGTTAGAGATACCCCAGATGCAATCAAGCGTGGATGATGTGATGATCAGCGAAAAACTTCTCCAACGTGAATTTGCGGTAGGCCTGAAGGCTGGAGTGCAACACCCGATGAACTATTACGCCTTTAGCTATCTACGCCAGCTCCTTGACCTGTTGAGCCGATTCCGAGATCGTGGCCTAGACCTACTCAATAGCGAGATGACAAGGCAAAAACACGGTGACATCCTTACCACCCCACTGAATAGTGATATCCAGTTGCATTCCTTCCAGGATATGGCGAGCGTGCTGCTTGAAGGGATGCATAGATGGTGTCTAGACCATCCACCCGACATTTCTGGTTGGACTTTCCTGTTGTATTTGCTTGAGGTTGTCGCCGATGCACCACTCCAGACAGTCATGGTCGAAAAGACTATCAAATATGCTCTCGATGTGGGCTGGGAAGGGGAGGCATTGTGGGTATTCGTCGCACTTGCCATATCAAATTTTCGACTTGACCTTGAGGCGTTTTCCCGCATGGATCACGGAATAACCAGACGGGACAATGAAGCTGGCCATGCTACACAAATCCGCCGCCATTGGGCTGATTTAGCTGCTCAGGCGAAGGCTCATTTCAAGGAGTAG
- the GET1 gene encoding GET complex subunit get1 (BUSCO:452692at4751~EggNog:ENOG410PQMB~COG:U~BUSCO:14317at33183): MPSLLIIVLIIHVVTYLINTIGANTIDSLLWLLYLKLPNQTSQTADEQRRLKREVMQLKREMNATSSQDEFAKWAKLRRRHDKTMEEYEAKNKALGKHKSSFDLAVKSVRFFSTTGLKLFLQFWFSKTPIFELPRGWIPWQVEWVLSFPRAPLGTVSIQIWGGVCATVVSLAGDAIGVVNVYLTSKAPKQKEPATSGENSARPMAIKKEL, encoded by the exons ATGCCTTCTCTCCTCATTATCGTCCTGATCATTCATGTCGTGACCTATCTAATTAACACAATTGGCGCTAATACCATAGACAGTCTG CTATGGTTACTCTATCTCAAACTTCCCAACCAGACATCGCAAACAGCGGACGAGCAAAGGCGGCTGAAGCGGGAAGTCATGCAGCTCAAACGAGAAATGAATGCCACGAGTTCGCAGGATGAGTTTGCCAAGTGGGCTAAATTAAGAAGACGTCACGATAAGACTATGGAAGAGTACGAGGCGAAAA ATAAAGCGCTTGGCAAGCACAAGTCCTCGTTTGACTTAGCAGTTAAATCGGTTAGATTCTTCAGTACCACTGGTTTGAAGCTTTTCCTTCAGTTCTGGTTCTCGAAAACACCGATATTCGAACTTCCTCGTGGATGGATCCCATGGCAGGTTGAATGGGTCCTGTCTTTCCCACGAGCGCCGTTGGGCACCGTGAGCATACAAATCTGGGGCGGCGTATGCGCGACTGTCGTCTCCCTTGCGGGAGACGCTATTGGTGTTGTGAATGTGTACTTGACTTCTAAAGCCCCTAAACAGAAAGAGCCGGCGACATCAGGAGAAAACTCTGCACGGCCTATGGcaataaaaaaagaactatGA
- a CDS encoding uncharacterized protein (EggNog:ENOG410PFXW~COG:K~BUSCO:3636at33183), whose protein sequence is MLDLPSFTQLCKDLYFCTDEYSSAQFATVNCALSYLFKEYTYYGPNGTLKDKFNEYSDMCRLNFETIISSFDLFVEPNYDNILALAFGAFHATELSKTSLCWNFTAVAARMCQSLGYHRTFPRRDESGGDTPTNVTRERSLFWFIYMMDKSMSLCLGRTSTLQDYDIAVEYPELPDDPGLRPWRLLYQYWTEYSKIVGRVYELLFSARALCDSAAERSRKAQKLEEEIKDWRTTMARFEPGDAYHAFFFGWMIPGADLSYYLLLTLVYRALPPTQPPETPSGLSLLCVEAARRALQLHQHVMLTFRAKDTYVMKGYVDWTILQCPFVPFLVIFCHTISSGDLDDLKLLEEVATSLQAAGSLSEGAERLYRLCMVFYQVAKVYVDAKRQEAENTNTTSEYQPIAYPGEQFDSYLNALGLGPSLAPSMLRGHADIGNNDGVEVIPELFDVEMAQSLEDWYLGNRHMMGLLESDF, encoded by the exons ATGTTGGATTTGCCGTCCTTCACTCAACTTTGCAAAGATTTATATTTTTGCACCGACGAGTACTCTAGTGCCCAGTTTGCTACTGTTAACTGCGCACTTTCGTATCTTTTCAAAGAATACACATATTATGGACCGAATGGCACATTAAAGGACAAATTTAACGAATACTCTGATATGTGTAGATTGAATTTTGAAACCATTATTAGCAGTTTTGACCTGTTTGTGGAGCCAAACTACGATAATATTCTAGCGCTCGCCTTTGGA GCCTTTCATGCAACTGAACTTTCCAAAACTTCGCTTTGTTGGAATTTCACTGCCGTGGCAGCTCGAATGTGCCAGAGTTTGGGCTATCACCGTACATTCCCCAGAAGGGACGAGAGTGGAGGGGATACTCCTACCAATgttacaagagaaagatcACTTTTTTGGTTCATATATATGATGGATAAAAGCATGTCTTTATGTTTGGGCAGAACCTCTACTCTCCAGGATTATGATATCGCGGTTGAATACCCGGAATTGCCAGATGATCCTGGCCTACGCCCCTGGCGCCTGCTTTACCAATATTGGACTGAATACAGCAAAATTGTGGGCAGAGTTTACGAACTTCTCTTCTCTGCCCGGGCGTTATGCGATAGTGCGGCAGAACGTTCGAGGAAAGCCCAGAAGCTCGAGGAAGAAATCAAAGATTGGCGCACCACAATGGCCCGATTTGAACCAGGCGACGCATACCacgctttcttttttggttggATGATCCCAGGCGCAGACCTGAGTTACTATTTGCTTCTTACTTTGGTATATCGCGCGCTCCCGCCTACACAACCGCCAGAAACTCCGTCCGGCCTGAGTTTACTCTGTGTAGAGGCTGCTAGACGAGCCCTACAACTTCACCAACATGTCATGTTGACATTTCGTGCGAAAGACACGTATGTGATGAAAGGATATGTAGATTG GACCATTTTGCAATGCCCTTTCGTTCCCTTCCTGGTAATTTTCTGTCACACTATATCCTCGGGTGACCTGGACGATTTGAAATTGCTCGAAGAGGTCGCAACCAGTCTACAGGCTGCAGGGAGTCTTTCAGAAGGTGCTGAGCGATTGTATCGCTTGTGTATGGTGTTCTATCAGGTTGCGAAAGTATACGTGGATGCAAAACGCCAGGAAGCTGAGAACACAAATACCACCTCGGAATACCAACCAATTGCTTATCCGGGTGAGCAATTCGACAGTTATTTGAACGCTCTTGGCCTGGGACCGTCTTTGGCACCTTCAATGCTAAGAGGGCATGCTGATATTGGCAATAATGACGGCGTAGAAGTAATTCCTGAACTTTTTGACGTTGAGATGGCGCAGTCTTTAGAAGACTGGTATTTGGGCAACAGGCATATGATGGGATTGCTAGAGTCGGACTTTTGA
- a CDS encoding uncharacterized protein (EggNog:ENOG410PFXW~COG:K): protein MDSESNNGDPSAERPVLASRACDNCRVRKIKCDRASPCSNCRIAKSICRTSPRVKEQRQRVLISHQYEKKIETIDERLTSIERLLQDLALSIPTSSQAPPNTRQSSDHSRQNDGAKVRSVIQKSEATTPSAHFEGESALSAHSVLASAIFEQTMGSSPNIEQNPAMIQALSSLRDIVKGQTRPCGMHVLRFPGQSPGKRLDLSQLELPPLDIVLSMLRLSKGMPLFIPFCSKP, encoded by the exons ATGGATTCCGAAAGCAATAATGGAGATCCATCGGCTGAGCGACCTGTCTTAGCTTCTCGCGCG TGTGACAATTGTCGTGTCCGTAAG ATCAAATGTGATAGAGCTTCTCCATGTTCAAACTGCCGGATCGCGAAGAGTATCTGTCGAACCTCCCCAAGGGTAAAAGAGCAGCGCCAGAGGGTTTTGATATCGCATCAATA CGAGAAGAAAATAGAGACCATAGATGAGAGGCTTACGAGCATTGAGCGCCTTCTACAAGATCTCGCGTTATCCATCCCGACTTCAAGCCAAGCGCCACCCAACACCCGACAGTCAAGCGACCATTCACGACAAAATGACGGCGCAAAGGTCCGTTCGGTCATCCAAAAATCAGAGGCAACCACCCCGAGTGCGCATTTTGAAGGAGAATCCGCCCTCAGTGCGCATTCGGTTCTTGCAAGTGCTATTTTCGAACAGACGATGGGAAGTAGTCCGAATATAGAGCAGAATCCAGCCATGATCCAAGCCCTATCGTCATTGCGAGATATTGTGAAAGGGCAAACTCGTCCCTGTGGGATGCATGTACTGCGATTTCCTGGCCAGTCACCGGGGAAAAGGCTTGATCTCTCTCAGCTGGAGCTACCCCCCTTGGATATTGTCCTTTCAATGCTCCGGCTTTCGAAAGGCATGCCTCTATTTATCCCCTTTTGCAGCAAACCTTAA
- the ADE13 gene encoding adenylosuccinase ade13 (BUSCO:186574at4751~EggNog:ENOG410PIRI~COG:F~BUSCO:5174at33183), translating to MASSEFDVYQSPLNTRYCSAEMKHLFSARKRFSTWRQLWTWLAEAEQQLGINITDEALEQMRAHQTITDQELADAAVEEKRRRHDVMAHVHVYGQTCPAAAPIIHLGATSCYVTDNADLIFLRDGLDILLKKLATVIARLSEFAKQYKDLPCLAYTHGQPAQLTTVGKRMCLFITDLLMDLHNLEHAKKSLLSWFRGCKGTTGTQASFLQIFHGKDDLVERLDELVTEKAGFDKAFTITSQTYTRKVDTNIINYLGEFGATCERVGGDIRRLAAMKEMEEPFEKDQIGSSAMAYKRNPMRSERLCSLGRHLQCLTQNGLTNYAAQWFERSLDDSANRRITLPEAFLTADACLILLDNISNGLVVYEKVIASRVAAELPFMATENVIMALARHGVSRQESHEEIRVLSHQAAAVVKNEGGQNDLIERIKRTAFFKPIIGELDELLDPSSFIGRAPQQVEKFITEEVDRALEQYKIDLVNTAAADLKV from the exons ATGGCTTCCTCCGAGTTCGATGTCTATCAATCCCCGCTCAATACTCGCTATTGTAGCGCGGAGATGAAGCATCTCTTCTCTGCCCGGAAACGATTCTCCACATGGCGCCAGTTATGGACATGGCTGGCGGAGGCAGAACAGCAATTGGGAATAAATATAACTGATGAGGCGTTGGAGCAGATGCGTGCCCATCAGACCATTACAGATCAAGAGCTTGCCGATGCTGCAGTGGAAGAAAAGCGCAGACGACACGATGTGATGGCACATGTCCAC GTCTACGGACAAACTTGCCCCGCCGCCGCTCCTATCATTCACCTTGGCGCGACATCGTGCTATGTCACTGATAATGCGGACTT GATCTTCCTTCGTGACGGCCTGGATATACTCCTCAAGAAGTTGGCTACTGTTATCGCAAGGCTGTCCGAGTTTGCAAAGCAGTATAAGGATCTTCCCTGCCTAGCATACACTCATG GCCAACCTGCGCAACTCACTACAGTTG GCAAAAGAATGTGCCTCTTCATTACAGATCTGTTGATG GACCTCCATAATCTTGAACATGCTAAGAAATCCCTTCTTTCTTGGTTTCGAGGTTGCAAAGGCACCACTGGGACGCAGGCGTCATTCCTCCAAATCTTTCATGGCAAGGATGACCTCGTTGAACGCCTTGATGAACTTGTGACAGAGAAAGCTGGTTTTGATAAGGCCTTCACCATCACTTCTCAAACATACACGAGAAAAGTGGATACCAATATCATCAACTATCTTGGAGAGTTTGGGGCTACTTG CGAGCGTGTCGGAGGCGACATTCGTCGTTTGGCCGCGATGAAAGAGATGGAAGAGCCATTCGAAAAAGACCAGATTGGCTCATCTGCGATGGCCTATAAAAG AAACCCCATGCGCTCGGAGCGCCTCTGCTCTCTCGGGCGTCATCTGCAATGTTTAACCCAAAATGGACTCACTAACTATGCTGCTCAG TGGTTTGAACGTAGCTTGGACGACTCTGCTAATCGTCGCATTACTCTTCCTGAGGCCTTTCTTACAGCCGATGCATGCCTGATACTATTAGATAACATATCAAACGGTTTAGTCGTCTACGAGAAGGTTATTGCTTCTCGAGTTGCTGCTGAACTTCCCTTTATGGCCACTGAG AATGTCATCATGGCTTTGGCACGCCATGGCGTAAGCCGCCAAGAAAGCCATGAGGAAATCCGGGTGCTGTCTCACCAAGCCGCGGCAGTTGTGAAGAACGAAGGCGGACAAAACGACCTGATTGAACGAATCAAGCGGACAGCTTTTTTCAAACCAATTATTGGCGAGCTCGATGAACTCTTGGACCCGAGCAGCTTCATTGGCAGGGCACCTCAGCAAGTGGAGAAATTCATTACTGAAGAAGTTGACAGGGCTCTTGAGCAATATAAAATTGAT CTCGTCAATACTGCGGCGGCAGACCTCAAGGTCTAA
- a CDS encoding uncharacterized protein (EggNog:ENOG410PVX5~BUSCO:4460at33183), translating into MGKAARSTSARGRAPDFSGPDNNDGNDFRMSSVLQTSTDLAPTRANQDREPTPPSKGREGPRKFEFVLVTDSESRRQVRRYAMRQYVHQRRLDGIARLESNKARVRGWTTTGAGSDGISSPAIKQEDHESSCDSKNISNSESSGSSIDFGELDALALFAPRTDEEIRAREPFRGSPGLDPQAGPSSGVIDPFDSYPLALRKGDHNLIPHFITRYPLMMYKMGHAHQLNPIRAIFHRVAIHDPVPFQAMLAVASKHMAGVHGQTDTNDPWGKHEGTIYTAASMAVIEKWSKADSVESLHIRGLIQLLKRRGGMRGMRIAGPTSQFMEKILYWVDFSCAPSAIVGTSLPWTGNTPDIAPTLPFMVPRLCLDTSALSDDQEITSILQSCEDFFSFFHSLNKLQQFLLGPSSLSKIGDLEQDSLPKNRAPFDSLSPLYNILSSLPDYDHGIRDIRYIDEHCCMACLLYLNLALYDYYLTSRNFNDYLAWINFEVRKLNPNGGASIASILWIFLDNGGFPGGEISDHGERNWLVSRMLRVAKRYKRTGPGDMWDCLRSTLLGFLTIHQECGIGDDSVGPVELSARRRWRHNKPMIILEEARLREMMLDQLRTSLPTP; encoded by the exons ATGGGAAAGGCTGCCAGGAGTACTTCTGCTCGTGGTAGAGCACCCGATTTCAGCGGCCCAGATAACAATGACGGGAATGACTTTAGGATGTCGAGTGTCCTGCAGACGAGCACCGATCTAGCTCCTACTCGCGCCAATCAAGATCGAGAGCCAACTCCGCCCTCCAAGGGCAGAGAGGGTCCCAGGAAGTTTGAATTCGTCCTGGTCACAGATTCCGAGTCCCGTAGGCAGGTTCGCCGCTATGCAATGCGACAATATGTTCATCAGCGCCGCCTTGACGGTATTGCCCGGCTAGAGTCGAACAAGGCAAGGGTCCGTGGATGGACGACCACAGGAGCTGGCAGCGATGGCATCTCTTCGCCAGCGATTAAACAAGAGGACCACGAAAGCTCCTGCGACTCGAAAAATATTTCCAATTCCGAGTCCAGCGGGAGCTCTATCGACTTCGGGGAATTAGACGCACTCGCTTTGTTCGCTCCGCGAACCGATGAGGAGATCAGGGCACGGGAACCATTTCGTGGATCGCCGGGTTTAGATCCACAAGCCGGTCCAAGCTCTGGAGTTATAGACCCTTTTGATAGTTATCCGCTGGCGTTGAGAAAGGGTGACCATAATCTTATACCTCACT TTATTACGAGATACCCCCTTATGATGTACAAGATGGGCCATGCGCACCAACTTAATCCGATTAGAGCGATATTTCATCGGGTTGCGATTCACGACCCTGTTCCTTTTCAGGCCATGCTAGCTGTCGCGTCGAAACATATGGCTGGCGTTCATGGTCAAACTGACACA AATGATCCTTGGGGAAAGCACGAAGGTACCATATATACAGCAGCGAGCATGGCTGTAATTGAA AAATGGTCTAAAGCTGATAGCGTTgaaagcttgcacattcgTGGGCTTATACAACTACTAAAGAGACGTGGTGGAATGCGAGGGATGCGTATAGCAGGCCCAACAAGTCAATTCATGGAAAAGATCCTTTATTG GGTGGATTTTAGCTGTGCGCCAAGTGCCATTGTTGGTACCTCCCTTCCATGGACAGGAAATACCCCAGACATAGCCCCTACGCTTCCGTTTATGGTCCCAAGACTTTGTTTGGACACATCAGCCCTTTCCGATGATCAAGAAATCACTAGCATTCTTCAATCTTGTGAGGATTTCTTTTCGTTCTTCCATTCACTTAATAAGCTGCAGCAATTCCTCCTTGGCCCTTCTTCCTTATCGAAAATCGGGGATTTGGAGCAAGACAGTCTACCCAAAAACAGGGCACCTTTTGACAGCCTCTCGCCACTATATAATATTCTGTCGTCCCTTCCAGATTACGATCATGGCATACGTGATATTCGCTATATTGATGAGCATTGCTGCATGGCATGCTTGCTATATCTTAATCTTGCTCTTTACGACTACTATTTGACCTCCCGGAATTTTAACGATTATTTGGCGTGGATCAATTTTGAAGTCAGAAAGCTCAATCCCAACGGCGGTGCTAGCATCGCATCTATACTTTGGATATTCTTGGATAACGGTGGCTTCCCAGGCGGGGAAATATCGGATCATGGTGAGCGAAATTGGCTCGTATCTCGAATGTTACGAGTTGCCAAACGATACAAGCGTACAGGACCTGGAGATATGTGGGATTGTCTCCGCTCAACGCTCTTGGGGTTCCTGACTATACATCAGGAATGTGGGATCGGCGACGACTCCGTTGGCCCGGTAGAACTGAGCGCTCGGAGACGCTGGCGACATAATAAACCTATGATCATACTAGAGGAAGCCAGGTTACGCGAAATGATGCTTGATCAGCTTCGTACTAGTCTTCCCACCCCCTGA
- the RAD10 gene encoding ssDNA endonuclease and repair protein rad10 (EggNog:ENOG410PP98~COG:L), translated as MEEEDFGEIPDFDSLAATDGTIPAPAPQVPPAKPPVQSNRIQQPKPQVIANRSARSAILVSARQKGNPILNHVRLLPWEYADIPADYVLGATTCALFLSLKYHRLHPEYVYSRIKLLGGKYDLRILLIMVDVPNHEDSLKELSKASVVNNLTLILCWSAAEAGHYLELFKSSENAPPTAIRSQQPHSYKDSLVEFITTPKRINKSDAASLISTFGSLRAAINAQPEQINSVPGWGEKKVSQWTNAVKEDFRTRAVTTKTAASRISVGAEDAKTQARAGAKPGYMSELFNKAVEQEQINAHSNTRKEIREPSLVIGSGESVACTTDTSNRCTKEIENGQEEINDGIMAALARLRKGK; from the coding sequence TTGGCCGCGACTGACGGTACAATACCGGCGCCCGCACCCCAAGTGCCTCCCGCAAAGCCTCCCGTCCAGTCGAACAGAATCCAACAGCCAAAGCCACAAGTTATAGCTAATCGCAGCGCTCGTTCCGCCATCCTTGTTTCCGCACGGCAGAAAGGAAATCCAATTCTGAATCATGTGCGCCTTCTACCTTGGGAATATGCCGATATCCCTGCGGATTACGTCCTTGGGGCGACGACTTGTGCGCTTTTCCTCTCGCTAAAATATCACCGTCTACACCCTGAATATGTCTATTCCCGGATAAAGCTATTAGGTGGAAAATATGATTTACGTATTTTATTGATTATGGTGGACGTACCAAACCATGAGGATAGTTTGAAAGAGCTATCTAAAGCCTCCGTTGTGAATAACCTGACTCTCATTTTATGCTGGTCTGCAGCGGAAGCTGGCCACTACCTGGAGCTATTTAAATCGTCGGAGAATGCACCACCAACTGCAATACGATCTCAACAGCCACATTCGTACAAAGATAGCTTGGTGGAATTTATTACCACCCCAAAGCGCATCAATAAGTCGGATGCTGCTAGTTTGATTTCTACATTTGGAAGCTTGCGAGCAGCGATCAATGCCCAGCCAGAACAGATAAACTCGGTCCCTGGCTGGGGAGAGAAAAAGGTTAGTCAGTGGACAAATGCCGTGAAGGAAGACTTTAGAACACGAGCGGTGACAACGAAAACGGCTGCTTCCAGAATAAGTGTTGGCGCGGAAGACGCCAAAACGCAAGCTCGAGCTGGTGCCAAACCAGGGTACATGAGTGAGCTTTTCAACAAAGCAGTCGAGCAAGAACAGATCAATGCCCATTCAAACACCAGAAAAGAAATACGCGAGCCATCACTTGTGATAGGATCGGGCGAGAGTGTCGCCTGTACAACTGATACTAGCAATCGATGCACAAAAGAAATTGAAAATGGACAAGAGGAAATTAACGATGGCATCATGGCCGCGCTGGCAAGGTTAAGGAAGGGAAAATGA